actcactcagttccaggttgatCATCTATCATCTGTTAACATTTAAACGTCCGGTAAAGGATATAATGGCCCTCCACGTCCTCCTCACTATGCTTCAGACCCGAAGGCAGACCCACCCAGCCGTTCAGACACAACGGCCGGGCTCTGCCTGGTGGCACTCCAGGCCTGGCTTACTGTTAGGGACCACTGTAGCAAGTGTTGACGTTAGCACTTGCCTGTTCCAGGTGCCCAGGTTCCCTGAGCTGTTGAGTGAACAACTGGAGTGAGCAAGCAATAGTTCATGGATGGCAGATAGCCTGGCGGTTAAGAGCATCGGGCCAGTAACCGaagggttgctggtttgaatccacaAGCCGACTagatgaaaaatctgtcgattcgcaattgagcaaagcacttaatcCTAATTAATCTGGAgaacagcgtctgctaaatgactagaatATAAAcgtcttgaagaacaatctggcctagATTGCTGTAATGTTGATGTTATGGCACCGGATCATGTTCACCGATTCTGGTGATAATGTAGGTGGCGCAGCGGCAGTAGTTGTTGAGGCGCTTGTGGATGACGTGCTCCTGTTCCTTCCAGGTGCCGGTGCCGAATTCTCAGACCTGAAAGACAGTGCCACATCATACCTGTGCATGTTTATTGGTTGTTGGGGTTTAGGAAGTCATTTTACCACTGGTGTTGCTATTTTACTTACTTGGTATAAAAAGTTGACTGgatgttgtatttttttttgtttaaaacatttttaaaattagtaacGTATCTCAGTACATTATCCCACTGTTGAGGAATTCTATTTTGTTCAATACAAATGTGACATTGTCTTCAAGTAAAATGTTAACTAAatcatttgaaaacaaaatggcagacCTGAGGCACCACATTGGTCAGTGTTTAGGTGGAGGCCTCGTGGTCTGGGTCAGTCTGGTGGTCGTCAGGGTTGAGGTGGCCATGTTTGTAAAGTTTGGCATTAGTGTAGTTTTCCAGCACGGCCAGTGCATGTAGCCACACGGGAATGCCTGCAACTCGCCAGTGTCAGAGACAGTGGACAGCTGGGTGGGAAACAGACAGGCAATATGAGAGAATGAAGGGTGGATATAAAGTGTGATTGTTATGGATATTGATATGGAGATGAGTGAATATGCTACTTCTTCAAATACATGCTTGTTGTGAAAAGGAGACTTTATGGCAGTTTATGATCAGTCAACTATAAGCCCATGAAATTAGGTGCTTTTGCCCATGAAATTACATGTAATTTTATTGAGTTAGCACCACATACTTTCAAATTCAAATGCtatagaaaaaaaaacatacattaagaaagaaaaacaaataaataaacagtgTATCAGTGAAAGCCAATCAGTATGGAATAATACATTGGACGGATGggtcttggtcaaaagtagtgcactaaatagggaaccgggtgccatttgggatgtaaccatTGACTTGAAATGTCACCACGTAACCTGTGGCGCGTACATCCAGGGCACATCCCCACTCTTCTCCCAGTCAGAGCTCCTGAAGGTATAGGCTGAGTAAATGGGGACGTGGTCGGCCGTGTCGTACAGTGTGACGTAGTGCGGCTTGTTGTAGTGTTGGCAGATCTTCTGGAACGAGTGGTCCTCTAGGCGTCTCCATGTACAGCAACTCGTTCTCCACCCTCCCCTGAACACCATCCGTCATTGCCATGGTGACCAGTAGTCAGGCCTGTGCCCAGAGTAGGGCCATGATGACTTCAGCTACAAGGTCACGATGTAGAAATGGAGTTAAGGTGTCCCAATGGAAGGAAAGGAGAAGTCTGAGTGTGAGTCTGAGGAGCTTCAATGAGGTGATATGTCCTTTGCATTCCTGTGCATGTGTCTCTCTTTGttactatctgtctgtctgtctttccgtcCCTCTTAGTACCTATATGTGTCCCTGAGCTCTTTGTGTCGGCAGCTCTGAAGGAGAGGTACACCTGTGTCTCAGCGTTAGCTCTCCCTAATCTGGGCAAAGTATGCAAAGCCATGCACCTTTTAGCCCAGCTGACTCGCCCATCATTGGCTATAAGGAGGAATAAAGAGGTCattgctagcctggtcccagatgtatTTGTGCTGTAGAGCCAATGGCTATGGACTTTGTCATGACAACAACTATATAAGTTGGCAATACAGCACacgatctgggaccagggtagGCTATTACCAAATCCTGATGGGTTTTTCCATTGGTGGTTGGAGGAAGTGAATTAATTCAGCTGGACTGAAACCTCTAAAGACTGAAAACAGACTGATTGACAGGTGACTGTTTGGTCACTTTAGAACGAGCGGTTCCTGTCACTTGTCAAGAGCTTTTTCCCCTGAGTACTAGAGGTTGGACCATAGTGGATGGAAAACCAAACTTACCTCAGCTCGCTCTGAGGGGCCAGTTCCTGTCACTTAACGTGTCAAAAGTTTTTTTtatagatgtgttggtgtttcATACGTCATATCATATGTGATAGGTTTCAGTCTCTTCCCGGAAGGCTGTGGTGGCTAGACTCATAGATGGTCTTGTATATGGTTATGCTGCATGACCATGTAAGGTTGTGTTTGTGTCATGTGTACTCAGGCATGACTTGATGGAAAATCAAAGAGAACCCTTCCAGCACACCCTTTAAAGGGGAAACAAGTGTCAGGTACTGTACCTCAATGACATGAGTGATTCAGTTGATCCATTTCCTTGTCAGGGCCATAACAGTTTATGTTTCTGTACGTGTGTATTGGGCATAGCAACAAATAATTGGTGAATGAAAATTGTACCCCCACCCGATTAACAATACCTCTCCGAATGGTGTTACTAGCGGTGGTGAGGCCGGTGATAACATAGGCCGCTCCCATGGCAGTAGTTGTTGCGGCGTGGTGGGGAGCCAGTTGTGTTGGAGGAACTCCTTGGCCTGGGGCACCACATTGACCAGGCTGTAGGTGGAGGCCTTGTCCACGGGCCTGGTGCTGGTCGGGGTCCAGCTGGCCATGCCTGGCTCTGCTCCATGGCTAGGAGTCTGTATGTAGACCGGGGGAATGGCTGCATGTTACCTGTCCTAGAGCCACTGGACAGCTGGAgtagatagagagggatagagcagtGTGTGATTACACAGACAGAACATATATGCTACACGGTACAGGTGCCACTGGACAGCTGGAgtagatagagagggatagagcagtGTGTGATTACACAGACAGAACATAGATGCTACACGGTACAGGTGCCACTGGACAGCTGGAgtagatagagagggatagagcagtGTGTGATTACACAGACAGAACATAGATGCTACACGGTACATGCGCCACTGGacagctggagaggagagagtgagagagtgaggagTAGCATGCAACAGATGAATGCGTATAAAAATGAGTTATTATACAAATTGCAAACAGGAATATCAATAGTACTATGTAACAATGTGTACCATTTACCTGCACTTTGTTCACAGTGAGACCTGTTCATTGTGAGGGAAGTGTCATTTGGTCCTGTGCTTATCAAGACATCTAGCCACCATGCCAGAGTACCAGAGGAAGGGTTTCAACTGTGCTCACCGCCACAATAAAGCCCTCTTCTCACCACTGTAGCAGACGGTCTATTCTTTGAATAAGGCTCTTTATCAGCTTCtaaccccaaagccataagactgctgcacagttcatcaaatggctacatgggctatttgcattgacccccccttcttctttttttacactgttgctacttgctgtttattatctatgcatagtcacttaacccctacctacatgtacatattacctcaatcaccacgactaacctgtacccccgcacattgacggtacccccccctgtatatagcctcattatttttattttatttatgtatttttttactttagtttattaagtcaatattttcttaactcttatctttcgtaaaactgcattgttggttaagggcttgtaagcatttcacgctaaggtctacacctgctgtattcggctcatgtgacaagtcaaatgtgatttgattatCTCTTCTTCAGTTTGATTTGACCACAGAGTTCAAAATATTGCGATATGATATTTTgaccatatcgcccagccctatccACAGATCTCAGAGGGAGAATGACTGCCTAAGCAGTCAAATGGCTCTGTATGTCAAGTGGCAGTGCCAGGGACCCGTTTTATTGGGTGCCTGGTTGATTATTTATGGAAAAGCAGTAGCAGACAGGTGTGTGGAATTAGAGTTAGGAAACTGCTGGGTTTAGTCTTGTTTTTCTGGTGCCATGAAACATTCACTAAGGCACAGATATTAActatctgtatctgtctgcaAAGGCTTTCTTCTAAGTGAACACCAACCCTCACACCTAAACACACATAGCAACAGCAGGTGGTGGTTCATAACCAAAGGAAACTGCAGGCCCCATCTACATAAACAAAGCCTTGACCACAACTGAAACGCCGCCTCCAGGATGGAACCCACAGACATCTTGCTGTTTGTTTCCCTgtagtcagctagtcagtcagacGTCCGACAGACACAGAATGCTCCATTGTTCCATGATCATCTTCATCAaacccatcatcatcaccaaGAGATTGTGATTGATATTATGTCAGGTGAGAGGTTATATATCTATGCTTTACTCTCTATGTGTGTCTCCAAAAGAGAGCAACACTGGTTTTTTCCTCCCTTTTCTTTTTGTAGGGGAACAGGAGTCTGCTCACCCTACACATTGTATAGTTTAATGGAGATAGTTACAGAGGTGAAGTGAGCAAGGAGAAAGATGAGAGCTGTGCAGTTGACTCAGGGATCGAACCCCTGTCGCATATGTACCCAGGAATTAACAGTGATTTTCCGCTAGACAAATCAAATTACGCCACAATATCTTAACATTAGACACGTTTTGAgttctgaaaacatctgacaaaCGTTGATATTGGAATGTAATATCCCGTTAAGTTTACCATTTGAATTGACCTTGATTTAATTGTATGTCAAATctactttctcctcctcctcctctccaggcaCACAGACTTCTCTGGTTGCCCTGCTGTGGCTGTGGGGAGCGTGGCtttcccctgtcctgtcctcgtGCACCACGGGCCGGCCAGCAGAGTGCAAGGCTGCGCTGTCAGCTCCCGGTACCAACCTGGCGGGCGAGGGTTTCGACGTCGTCACCATGGAACGCAAGCAGGCCTATGTCATCGACGTGGACACCTGGAGGAAGAGCGATAACGGAACCTGTACCCTCTGTGTTAACCCTTTCATGGAAGGCCAGACTCAAAGGCTGCCTGCGGCTGTGGTGGACTGGCGTCCCTCGCAGAAGTGCAACATGAAGTTAGCCAGTATGGTCTACGACTCCAGCGAGGCGTTTGTGAGCAGCAGCCAGACAGAGGTAATACTACTAAACTCAACATGTCAGGTGTTGGTTTCATCAGCTGAAAGAAAAGTTACCAGACATGTTCCATACGCATAAAAAGCCTATTTCTCGAACATTTTGCAAACaactttgtttacatccctgttagtgagcatttctcatttgccaagataatccatccacttgacaggcgTGTCATATCAATGAGCTGATTGTGCTGcggacagtaaaaggccactctaaaatgtgaagttttgtcacacaacacaatgccgcagatgtctcaaggtttgagagagcgtgcaattggtatgctgactgcaggaatgtccaccagagctgttgccagagaatttaatgttaatttctctaccacaagcGGCTtctgtcgttttagagaatttgtcagtacgtccagcCAGCCTTCCAAACACAGAACAAATACAgtatgtgggtgagcggtttgctaatgtcaactttgtgaacagagtgcaccatggtggttctggggttatggtatgggcaggcataagctacagacaacgaacacaattgcatatTATCGATGGGAATTTGAATACACCCGAAATACCGTGCCGAGATCCTGAGCTGTCTTGGAAAAATTTGGTCAGTCATATTTCACAAACACTGGAGCATGTGAGTTCAAACAGACTTTCATTACTTAACAAAAGCCGAGCTGGTTCATGAATACAACAGCCTTCCAGTCTTGGCACACACGTTTGATATATTTGTCCTCCTTTCGCCACACGCACAGTAACTCCTCTCAATGGCTCATCCCCTCAGGCATTTAGCCACCGTTCTCTTATTGGTTTCGTATTAGGGCATGGAACCCGTAGAGCCACAGAAATAGACACAAATAGTCTGCACTCGCCTTAAGCCAGGTTCATGCATGTAGGACCATAGTTACAGACCTTGGCACTTTACAGGAATAACCATGCATGTCATCCTGCTAACTCCTCTGAATGGGACACCCCTGTTCTGGAAAAGGCTTAACCATAGCAACAGTACATAGTTGGCCATAACACGGTTACAGGAAAAGCCAGTCGTGTCCACACCCCAGAGAGGTGCATGTTTAATGGTGTCTAATGACCCGGAGCACACACAGTGCACTAGTTTTGCTGGCTCCTTCTGAAATAAATTATTGCCACATATGTCCTGAGAATTTCACAATGAATCCCATTGTGAAGCCCATTTTTTAAAAAGGTTTCTGTGACCaagagatgcatatctgtattatcagtcatgtgaaatcaatagattagggcctaatgaattgatttaaattgacaGATATCCTCACATGAACTGTTACTCAGTAAAATGTTTGGAAGTTTTACATGGTGCATTcaaatttttgttcagtatataaaatatatatttatagagagagagatttataaTAATAGTCAgaagtataataataatataaataagaATAATTGATtcaatatatatttaaatatagcTCTTTTCCCAATACTCAAAGTGCTTTATGTGGGTAAACTCACCTTATCCACCACCATGTGTAGGTAGATGTCAGTTGGAAGATTGGTCTGGACATTATGACCCCCCAGGCTAAGGGGTCGGTCATGGTGGGGGGCACCCACTCCAGAGCTGCCAAAACGGTGATGAGCCAGTCGAAGAAGGACAAGTACAGCTTCATCAAACAGGATATACACTGCTCTTATTACAGGTGATATACCTTATAAATATAACATCACTTGTATTCTAGAAGTTTAACTTTATAGAACCAACACTGCTCTCTACAGGCTATAAACTCTCCATCTTGTGTGTTTCTTTCCCAGATACCGCCTGCTAGATGACCCTCCCCTGCACCCTGAGTTCTCTCGCTCCCTGGGCCTCCTGCCCCCCCTCTACACAGCCCAGACCAAGGTTGAATACAGATATTTTCTTGCCAACTTTGGCACCCACTTCATCAAGAAGGTTCTCCTGGGGGGGCGGGTGAAGAGCGTGACCTCCCTGCGAGTGTGTCAGGCGGCCCTGAGTGGCTACAACGAGAACGAGGTCAAGTCCTtttcaatcaaaatatattagtaAATGTAttcatctatttatttatttaaagaaaatGTACATTACATTAAAAACAATAATAATCCAGGTCAAGGACTGTCTTGAGGCTGAGGCCTCCGTCGCCACCGTTACCGGAACAGCCGAAGTAAAGACAGAGACCAAGTTCTGCGAGACGGATCGTCAGAAACGTGACATCAAGGACCGCTTCAGCAGCACCTTCCAAGAGAGGTTccattgattttgatttgatagatTTTTGGGGGTTAATGGGCATTATACAAGACttataaaacacatatttccatTTAAGTCAAATCATGACTAATGATGAACAAACAGGTTTACCGAGGTGGTGGGGGGACAGACGGACGGGACGCCAGACTTGCTCTTCTCCCAAACGGGTGGAAACTCCAAGGCCTTCGCTGATTGGGCGAGCAGCCTGAAGACCATCCCTGACGTCATCAACTACTCCCTTCATCCCCTCCACCTATTGGTAAAGCAGGCAAGTAAGAGGGCTGGGCTGAAGAAGGCTGTGGAGGACTACATCCTGGAACATGCTCTGGTCAAGCGCTGCTCTGGGAAGTGCAAGGGAGGCTCCAGCTCCAGTGCCCACGACTCCTGCCAGTGTGTGTGCCAGGCCAGCAAGGAGATGACCAGCCAGTGCTGCCCGCAGGAGAAGGGCCAGGCCCGCCTTACCGTCACCGTGAAGAACGCCAAGGGCCTCTGGGGGGACACCACCTCTGAGACCGACGGCTTCGTCAAGGTattatctattttattttatcttaCTAAGAAATTTGTTTTTAAATGGACTTGAATGCTAAAGTCTAGGATTTTATGTGATTTACATTTCCGTAGCCACATCCCTCTACactatgtggacatcccttcaaaagtatgtggacaccccttcaaattagtgtatttggctatttcctccacacccgttgctgacaggtgtataaaaaaaGAGCACACAGCCAGGcattgcaatctccatagacaaacattggcagtagagcgaggtccatagagaaatggtttgtcgagatcggtgtggccTGCATAGAGCCAAAACTTGACTAGcttgcatagagccctgacctcaaccccatagaatacCTTTgggtgcccgacctcactaatgcttgtggctgaatggaagcaagtccaaaCAGCATTGCTCTaacatcaagtggaaagccttcccataagagtggaggctgttatagcaggaaagAGGGGGGCTACtctatattaatgtccatgattttggaattagatgttcaACGAGCCGGTGTCCACATAtgtttggccatgtagtgtatatactaAAACAAGTGGCAGGGGGccccattttttttcttctttctaatcacatacagtacctttaaataaagtttgatttggttTGATCCGTCAAGGTGTCAATGGATGGAGCAGCCATGCAGACCAAGGTgatctacaacaacaacaaccccgCCTGGAACAAATTATTAGACTTCGGTTTCGTCAAGCTCTCCCTGGCCAGCGAGCTGAAGTTTGCTGTGTACGATGAAGACAAAACCTGGTACAAGTCTTGGAACGACCTCCTGGGGGAGTGCAGCGTCCGGCTGGGTTCTCACAGCAAAATGTGTCCCATGAATCATGGAAACCTGTACTTTTCCTACAAGGTTGACTGTGCCACAGGACTTGGGGGCTCCACCTGTGGGGAGTATGTCCCCTCTGGGATGAACTCTGACCTCTCTGACCTCTACACCTCCCGCAACTCCCTCAACATGACCCAGGATCTGCTGGCTCACATCCGGACGGGCCGGCCCCTAGGAGACCCCCTGGCTTTCGTGGTTAAGCAGAAGGCTAATGGTCATGGAAAAAACACATGAATCTCACATCGCATGTGAGGGATAATGGTTACACTTGTCTCCTTGCTCTCAGTGAGCTGTGATCAAAACCGCTATGCTATGCACTATAAACCTTATCCTGGCCTATCTAACTTTAATACCATTTCTAACCTATTGTTCTGAACCATAAATCATTTTActttggtaaaaaaaaatcatcatcatcaacaaaaaCATCCAAAGTGCTGTATATCCTATGTATTTCTGAAGGTAATGGTTTATACACATGTTTATATGTTGATTGAACAGGGGCCATGTACAATTATAAAATGAAATATCATGCATTAAAATGGACATTTATGATTTCATTCTCTCATGACTGTGCCATGTTGTTTGTGCTACCACTGCAATAAAAAGCTACTTGATTTGAAATATTCAGCTGGTAGTCCAGAACATCAATTCATTGACCCTCACTTGAAAACTAATGTGCTGCTTTTATGTTGTATTCAATGGAAGCAATTTTTCTCTAAATATATAatcattgaatacattttagaaaggAATATTTACTACAGTTGGTGTAGCCTACTTTGTTGACTGCACCTCTTCATTGACCAACTGGACCAGTTCAAGGAGTCACTGTTAAGATTCTTTTCCATTGATATATTATAAAAGAAAGTGATTTATTTATTATGGAATATATTTGGTGGGAAATACTAATACATTAAGCTGGGTTGGGGTCAATTGCATTTCAGCTCCCGTCAGATCAGGATGTACAGTAAACTAAAATTATAATTCCAGATCACTTCAATTTCGAACTATTTGAATTTGAATTGGCGTTTGGTTCACTTTTGGAATTGACCGGAATTTAAATTGAATTTAACCCAACCATGACAGTAGGAGGCATCAGGATGATTGTGTGTGTACTTCAGGGTATAGTATTGTAAGTACACAATTTAATCTTACTATTCAGCTACTACAAATAGCTAAGCACTGATATTTCACAGGGACAATATCATCTCAAAGTCTCTTAGAAAAGCGAAAAGTTTAGAAAAGTATTATATTCTCACAATTGTCCAATTCAATGGTTTCTCAACACTTTCCTGAATCACAGAAGTGTAAGTTAAATGTCAGACCATGCTTGATTTTACCAAACCCAATGTTACAGAAAAATGAAAGATAAAACCACATAAAAAACCCAAACTGTAAATGAATACTAgcacaaatacaaaacaaaattagAAAATTATTCTCTGTAAATACTACCATTTATTTAAATGTAGAAGATTCACAAAAAAAGTGTCGACTTCAAGAGGCAATATTCTGCAGTTCGCATCGGACAACAGATTCCTTGTCAATTGTTATCAGTGCCTGCCAAAGTAGACTGATAGTCACACCAAGTTCAAGGACTGATGTATCTTTTGCGAATGACTTTCAAGCAAAGAAGCTGAGGCACAGTGTATAACAGATTATCATTCCAGccaccattttttttatttatttatttatttaacctttatttaaccaggtaggcaagttgagaacaagttctcatttacaattgcgacctggccaagataaagcaaagcagttcgacagataaaacgacacagagttacacatggagtaaaaacaaacatacagtcaataatgcagtataaacaagtctatatacaatgtgagcaaatgaggtgagaagggaggtaaaggcaaaaaaggccatgatggcaaagtaaatacaatatagcaagtaaaatactggaatggtagttttgcaatggaagaatgtgcaaagtagaaataaaaataatggggttcaaaggagcaaaataaataaataaataaaaattaaatacagttgggaaagaggtagttgtttgggctaaattataggtgggctatgtacaggtgcagtaatctgtgagctgctctgacagttggtgcttaaagctagtgagggagataagtgtttccagtttcagagatttttgtagttcgttccagtcattggcagcagagaactggaaggagaggcggccaaagaaagaattggttttgggggtgactagagagatatacctgctggagcgtgtgctacaggtgggagatgctatggtgaccagcgagctgagataaggggggactttacctagcagggtcttgtagatgacatggagccagtgggtttggcgacgagtatgaagcgagggccagccaacgagagcgtacaggtcacaatggtggtgtatatggggctttggtgataaaacggattgcactgtgatagactgcatccaatttgttgagtagggtattggaggctactttgtaaatgacatcgccaaagtcgaggattggtaggatggtcagttttacaagggtatgtttggcagcatgagtgaaggatgttttgttgcgaaataggaagccaattctagatttaactttggattggagatgtttgatatgggtctggaaggagagtttacagtctaaccagacacctaagtatttgtagttgtccacatattctaagtcagagacgtccagagtagtgatgttggacaggcgggtaggtgcaggtagcgatcggttgaagagcatgcatttagttttacttgtatttaagagcaattggaggccacggaaggagagttgtatggcattgaagcttgcctggagggttgttaacacactgtccaaagaagggccggaagtatacagaatggtgtcgtctgcgtagaggtggatcagggactcaccagcagcaagagcgacctcattgatgtatacagagaagagagtcggtccaagaattgaaccctgtggcacccccattgagactgccagaggtccggacagcagaccctccgatttgacacactgaactctatcagagaagtagttggtgaaccaggcgaggcaatcatttgagaaaccaaggctgtcgagtctgccgatgaggatatggtgattgacagagtcgaaagccttggccagatcaatgaatacggctgcacagtaatgtttcttatcgatggcggttaagatatcgtttaggaccttgagcgtggctgaggtgcacccatgaccagctctgaaaccagattgcatagcagagaaggtatggtgagattcaaaatggtcggtaatctgtttgttgacttggctttcgaagaccttagaaaggcacggtaggatagatataggtctgtagcagtttgggtcaagagtgtccccccctttgaagagggggatgaccgcagctgctttccaatctttgggaatctcagacgacacgaaagagaggttgaacaggctagtaataggggtggcaacaatttcggcagataattttagaaagaaagggtccagattgtctagcccggctgatttgtaggggtccagattttgcagctctttcagaacatcagctgaatggatttgggagaaggagaaatggggaaggcttgggcgagttgctgttgggggtgcagtgctgttgtccggggtaggagtagccaggtggaaagcatggccagccgtagaaaaatgcttattgaaattctcaattatggtggatatATTTTGTGGCTCTTCGATTAGACTATTCTGCTAAGTGATGAAGCAGATGCCTTGTCTTGATTCTGTAAACTGAAACCTAAAACATAATCAGATTTAAGCATCTTTAAGCATCTTTATCATAAATGTATCTTCTTTGTTTAGTGTTAAATCTGACCCTTTTTCTTACCGGCAAAGgcgtattattattttttttactatggCCCGACACATCATTACTCTACAAGATGCTATTCCTCTTCGAGAGGATGAATGGGCTCTCAATTAAAAACTTTTTTAGACACAGGGAATACCTGGACAAAATACCTTTCATTTATCTGCTTACTCTGCCCTCATATTCAAGTGTTATACCATATTATTTCCAGTGACAACTATGTGGAGTTTGTGCAAACAATTTtgtgagcttattacagtattatagaccaaacgttttatttaactaggcaagtcagttacgaacaaattaatctttacaatgacggcctacccatgccaaacctgggccaattgtgcaccgccataTGGGCCTCCCAATCCCAGACagatgtgatacaacctggattcaaaccagggacaccttttgcactgagatgcagtgccttagaccgctgagccactatGTCCTGGGACGTATGTAGA
The genomic region above belongs to Oncorhynchus kisutch isolate 150728-3 linkage group LG16, Okis_V2, whole genome shotgun sequence and contains:
- the LOC109882143 gene encoding perforin-1 isoform X2, with amino-acid sequence MERKQAYVIDVDTWRKSDNGTCTLCVNPFMEGQTQRLPAAVVDWRPSQKCNMKLASMVYDSSEAFVSSSQTEVDVSWKIGLDIMTPQAKGSVMVGGTHSRAAKTVMSQSKKDKYSFIKQDIHCSYYRYRLLDDPPLHPEFSRSLGLLPPLYTAQTKVEYRYFLANFGTHFIKKVLLGGRVKSVTSLRVCQAALSGYNENEVKDCLEAEASVATVTGTAEVKTETKFCETDRQKRDIKDRFSSTFQERFTEVVGGQTDGTPDLLFSQTGGNSKAFADWASSLKTIPDVINYSLHPLHLLVKQASKRAGLKKAVEDYILEHALVKRCSGKCKGGSSSSAHDSCQCVCQASKEMTSQCCPQEKGQARLTVTVKNAKGLWGDTTSETDGFVKVSMDGAAMQTKVIYNNNNPAWNKLLDFGFVKLSLASELKFAVYDEDKTWYKSWNDLLGECSVRLGSHSKMCPMNHGNLYFSYKVDCATGLGGSTCGEYVPSGMNSDLSDLYTSRNSLNMTQDLLAHIRTGRPLGDPLAFVVKQKANGHGKNT
- the LOC109882143 gene encoding perforin-1 isoform X1, coding for MSGTQTSLVALLWLWGAWLSPVLSSCTTGRPAECKAALSAPGTNLAGEGFDVVTMERKQAYVIDVDTWRKSDNGTCTLCVNPFMEGQTQRLPAAVVDWRPSQKCNMKLASMVYDSSEAFVSSSQTEVDVSWKIGLDIMTPQAKGSVMVGGTHSRAAKTVMSQSKKDKYSFIKQDIHCSYYRYRLLDDPPLHPEFSRSLGLLPPLYTAQTKVEYRYFLANFGTHFIKKVLLGGRVKSVTSLRVCQAALSGYNENEVKDCLEAEASVATVTGTAEVKTETKFCETDRQKRDIKDRFSSTFQERFTEVVGGQTDGTPDLLFSQTGGNSKAFADWASSLKTIPDVINYSLHPLHLLVKQASKRAGLKKAVEDYILEHALVKRCSGKCKGGSSSSAHDSCQCVCQASKEMTSQCCPQEKGQARLTVTVKNAKGLWGDTTSETDGFVKVSMDGAAMQTKVIYNNNNPAWNKLLDFGFVKLSLASELKFAVYDEDKTWYKSWNDLLGECSVRLGSHSKMCPMNHGNLYFSYKVDCATGLGGSTCGEYVPSGMNSDLSDLYTSRNSLNMTQDLLAHIRTGRPLGDPLAFVVKQKANGHGKNT